A genomic window from Camelus ferus isolate YT-003-E chromosome X, BCGSAC_Cfer_1.0, whole genome shotgun sequence includes:
- the KDM5C gene encoding lysine-specific demethylase 5C isoform X8 has translation MEPGSDDFLPPPECPVFEPSWAEFRDPLGYIAKIRPIAEKSGICKIRPPADWQPPFAVEVDNFRFTPRIQRLNELEAQTRVKLNYLDQIAKFWEIQGSSLKIPNVERRILDLYSLSKIVVEEGGYEAICKDRRWARVAQRLNYPPGKNIGSLLRSHYERIVYPYEMYQSGANLVQCNTRPFDNEEKDKEYKPHSIPLRQSVQPSKFNSYGRRAKRLQPDPEPTEEDIEKNPELKKLQIYGAGPKMMGLGLMAKDKTLRKKDKEGPECPPTVVVKEESGGDVKVESTSPKTFLESKEELSHSPEPCTKMTMRLRRNHSNAQFIESYVCRMCSRGDEDDKLLLCDGCDDNYHIFCLLPPLPEIPKGVWRCPKCVMAECKRPPEAFGFEQATREYTLQSFGEMADSFKADYFNMPVHMVPTELVEKEFWRLVNSIEEDVTVEYGADIHSKEFGSGFPVSDSKRHLTPEEEEYATSGWNLNVMPVLEQSVLCHINADISGMKVPWLYVGMVFSAFCWHIEDHWSYSINYLHWGEPKTWYGVPSLAAEHLEEVMKKLTPELFDSQPDLLHQLVTLMNPNTLMSHGVPVVRTNQCAGEFVITFPRAYHSGFNQGYNFAEAVNFCTADWLPAGRQCIEHYRRLRRYCVFSHEELICKMAACPEKLDLNLAAAVHKEMFIMVQEERRLRKALLEKGITEAEREAFELLPDDERQCIKCKTTCFLSALACYDCPDGLVCLSHINDLCKCSSSRQYLRYRYTLDELPAMLHKLKVRAESFDTWANKVRVALEVEDGRKRSLEELRALESEARERRFPNSELLQRLKNCLSEAEACVSRALGLVSGQEAGPHRVAGLQMTLAELRAFLDQMNNLPCAMHQIGDVQGILEQVEAYQAEAREALASLPSSPGLLQSLLERGRQLGVEVPEAQQLQRQVEQARWLDEVKRTLAPSARRGTLAVMRGLLVAGASVAPSPAVDKARAELQELLTIAERWEEKAHLCLEARQKHPPATLEAIIHEAENIPVHLPNIQALKEALAKARAWIADVDEIQNGDHYPCLDDLEGLVAVGRDLPVGLEELRQLELQVLTAHSWREKASKTFLKKNSCYTLLEIVAFKEGEQKEKEGILQLRRTNSAKPSPLASSTTASSATSICVCGQVPAGVGALQCDLCQDWFHGRCVSVPRLLSSPRPGPTSSPLLAWWEWDTKFLCPLCMRSRRPRLETILALLVALQRLPVRLPEGEALQCLTERAISWQGRARQALASEDVTALLGRLAELRQRLQAEPRPEEPPTYPSAPASDPLREGSGKDMPKVQELLENGDSVISPEKVAPGEGSGKRDLELLSSLLPQLTGPVLELPEATRAPLEELMLEGDLLEVTLDENHSIWQLLQAGQPPDLERIRTLLELEKAERHGSRARGRALERRRRRKVDRGGEVDDPAREELEPKRVRSSGPEAEEAQEEEELEEETGGEGPPPPLPTAGSPSTQENQNGLEPALGASSGSSAPFSTLTPRLHVPCPQQPPQQQL, from the exons GACTGGCAGCCACCCTTTGCTGTAGAAGTGGACAACTTCAGGTTTACTCCTCGAATCCAGAGGCTGAATGAACTAGAG GCCCAGACGAGAGTGAAACTGAACTACTTGGATCAGATTGCCAAATTCTGGGAAATCCAGGGCTCCTCCTTAAAGATTCCCAATGTAGAACGGCGGATCTTGGACCTCTACAGCCTCAGCAAA ATCGTTGTGGAGGAAGGTGGCTATGAAGCCATCTGCAAGGATCGTCGGTGGGCCCGGGTGGCCCAGCGCCTCAACTACCCACCGGGCAAAAACATTGGCTCCTTGCTGCGCTCCCACTATGAACGCATCGTTTACCCATATGAGATGTACCAGTCTGGAGCCAACCTGGTG CAGTGCAACACACGTCCATTTGATAATGAGGAGAAGGACAAGGAATACAAACCCCACAGTATCCCCCTTCGGCAGTCTGTGCAGCCTTCTAAGTTCAACAGCTATGGCCGGCGGGCTAAGAGACTGCAGCCTGAT CCGGAACCCACAGAGGAAGACATTGAAAAGAATCCTGAGCTGAAGAAGCTTCAGATCTATGGGGCAGGCCCCAAGATGATGGGCCTGGGCCTCATGGCCAAGGATAAGACTCTGCGGAAGAAAG aTAAGGAAGGGCCTGAGTGCCCCCCTACAGTAGTGGTGAAGGAGGAGTCAGGTGGGGATGTGAAAGTGGAGTCAACCTCACCCAAGACCTTCCTGGAAAGCAAGGAGGAGCTGAGTCACAGCCCAGAGCCCTGCACCAAGATGACCATGAGGCTGCGGAGGAACCACAGCAATGCCCAGTTT ATTGAGTCATATGTATGCCGGATGTGTTCCCGAGGGGATGAGGATGACAAGCTCCTGCTGTGTGATGGCTGTGATGACAACTACCACATCTTCTGCTTGTTGCCTCCTTTGCCTGAGATTCCCAAGGGTGTCTGGCGGTGCCCAAAATGTGTCATGGCG GAGTGTAAACGCCCCCCTGAAGCCTTTGGCTTTGAGCAGGCTACCCGGGAATACACTCTGCAGAGCTTTGGCGAGATGGCTGACTCCTTTAAAGCCGATTACTTCAACATGCCCGTACAC ATGGTGCCCACAGAACTCGTGGAGAAGGAATTCTGGCGGCTGGTGAATAGCATTGAGGAAGACGTGACTGTTGAGTATGGGGCTGACATCCATTCCAAAGAATTTGGTAGCGGTTTCCCTGTCAGTGACAGTAAGCGGCACTTAACACCTGAGGAGGAG GAGTATGCTACCAGTGGTTGGAACCTGAATGTGATGCCGGTGTTGGAGCAGTCCGTACTGTGCCACATTAATGCAGATATCTCTGGCATGAAGGTGCCCTGGCTCTACGTGGGCATGGTCTTCTCAGCCTTTTGCTGGCATATTGAGGATCACTGGAGTTACTCCATTAACTACCTCCACTG GGGTGAGCCGAAGACCTGGTATGGGGTACCCTCGCTTGCAGCAGAACATTTGGAAGAGGTGATGAAGAAGCTGACACCTGAGCTCTTTGATAGCCAGCCTGACCTTCTGCACCAACTTGTCACTCTCATGAATCCCAATACCCTCATGTCCCATGGCGTGCCG GTTGTTCGCACAAACCAGTGTGCAGGAGAATTCGTCATTACCTTCCCTCGTGCTTACCACAGTGGCTTCAACCAAGGCTACAACTTTGCTGAGGCCGTCAACTTTTGCACTGCTGACTGG CTGCCGGCTGGGCGCCAGTGCATTGAGCACTACCGCCGGCTCCGAAGATACTGCGTCTTCTCCCATGAGGAGCTCATCTGCAAGATGGCTGCCTGTCCAGAGAAGCTGGACCTGAACCTTGCAGCAGCTGTGCACAAGGAAATGTTCATCATGGTGCAGGAGGAGCGGCGTCTACGAAAGGCGCTGCTAGAGAAG GGCATCACGGAAGCTGAGCGAGAGGCTTTTGAGCTGCTCCCGGATGATGAGCGCCAGTGCATCAAGTGCAAGACCACGTGCTTTCTATCAGCCCTGGCCTGCTATGACTGCCCAGACGGCCTTGTCTGCCTTTCCCACATCAATGACCTCTGCAAGTGCTCCAGTAGCCGGCAGTACCTGCG GTATCGGTACACCTTGGATGAGCTCCCTGCCATGCTCCATAAGCTGAAGGTCCGGGCTGAGTCCTTTGACACCTGGGCCAACAAAGTGCGAGTGGCCCTGGAGGTGGAGGATGGGCGGAAGCGCA gCCTTGAAGAGCTGAGAGCACTGGAGTCTGAGGCCCGTGAGCGGAGGTTTCCTAACAGTGAGCTGCTGCAGCGACTCAAGAACTGCCTGAGTGAGGCAGAGGCTTGTGTGTCCCGGGCTCTGGGGCTGGTCAGCGGCCAGGAAGCTGG CCCCCACAGGGTAGCTGGTCTACAGATGACCCTGGCTGAGCTCCGGGCCTTTCTGGACCAGATGAACAACCTGCCTTGTGCCATGCACCAGATTGGGGATGTCCAG GGTATTCTGGAACAGGTGGAGGCCTACCAGGCTGAGGCCCGTGAGGCCCTGGCCTCACTGCCCTCCAGTCCAGGGCTCTTGCAGTCCCTGTTGGAGAGGGGGCggcagctgggggtggaggtACCTGAGGCCCAGCAGCTCCAGCGGCAGGTGGAACAGGCGCGATGGCTGGATGAGGTGAAACGCACACTGGCCCCCTCAGCCCGAAGGGGTACCCTGGCTGTCATGCGGGGACTGTTGGTCGCGGGTGCCAGTGTAGCCCCTAGCCCTGCTGTGGACAAGGCCCGAGCCGAACTGCAGGAGCTGCTGACCATTGCTGAACGCTGGGAGGAAAAGGCCCACCTTTGCCTGGAGGCCAG GCAGAAGCATCCACCAGCCACGCTTGAGGCCATAATTCATGAGGCAGAAAACATCCCTGTTCACCTGCCCAACATCCAGGCTCTAAAGGAGGCTCTTGCTAAGGCCCGGGCCTGGATTGCTGATGTGGACGAGATCCAA AATGGTGATCACTACCCCTGCCTGGATGACTTGGAGGGCCTGGTGGCTGTGGGCCGGGACCTACCTGTGGGGTTAGAGGAGCTGAGACAGCTAGAGCTGCAGGTACTGACAGCGCACTCCTGGAGGGAGAAGGCCTCCAAGACCTTCCTCAAGAAGAATTCTTGCTACACTCTGCTGGAG ATCGTGGCCTTTAAGGAGGGGgaacagaaggagaaggaaggaatccTGCAGCTGCGTCGCACCAACTCCGCCAAGCCCAGTCCACTGGCATCGTCGACCACAGCTTCCTCTGCAACCTCCATCTGTGTGTGTGGGCAGGTGCCGGCCGGGGTGGGAGCTCTGCAGTGTGACCTGTGTCAGGACTGGTTCCATGGGCGATGTGTGTCGGTACCCCGCCTCCTCAGTTCCCCAAGGCCTGGTCCCACCTCATCCCCACTGCTGGCCTGGTGGGAGTGGGACACTAAATTCTTGTGTCCGCTGTGCATGCGCTCACGGCGCCCGCGCCTGGAGACCATCCTGGCACTGCTGGTAGCGCTGCAGAGACTGCCTGTGCGGCTGCCTGAGGGCGAGGCCCTACAGTGCCTCACAGAGAGAGCCATCAGCTGGCAAGGCCGTGCCAGGCAGGCTCTAGCCTCTGAGGATGTGACTGCTCTGTTGGGACGGCTGGCCGAGCTTCGCCAGCGGCTGCAGGCTGAACCCAGGCCCGAGGAGCCCCCTACCTACCCTTCAGCCCCTGCCTCTGACCCTCTCAGAGAAGGCAGTGGCAAGGATATGCCTAAG GTGCAGGAGTTACTGGAGAACGGAGACAGCGTGATCAGTCCTGAGAAGGTAGCCCCGGGGGAGGGCTCAGGTAAGAGAG ACCTGGAGCTGCTGTCCTCACTGTTGCCACAGTTGACTGGCCCTGTATTGGAGCTGCCTGAGGCAACCCGAGCTCCCCTGGAGGAGCTCATGTTGGAGGGGGATCTGCTTGAGGTGACCCTGGATGAGAACCACAGCATCTGGCAGCTGCTGCAGGCTGGACAGCCTCCAGACCTGGAGCGGATTCGCACACTtctggag CTGGAGAAGGCAGAGCGCCATGGGAGCCGAGCACGGGGCCGGGCACTggagaggcggcggcggcggaagGTGGACCGGGGTGGGGAGGTCGATGACCCAGCCCGAGAGGAGCTAGAGCCAAAGAGGGTACGGAGCTCAGGGCCAGAGGCCgaggaggcccaggaggaggaggagctggaggaggagactgggggtgagggcccccccccacccctgcccaccgcCGGCAGCCCCAGCACCCAGGAGAACCAGAATGGCTTGGAGCCAGCACTAGGGGCCAGTTCAGGCTCCTCGGCCCCTTTCTCCACTTTGACTCCCCGGCTGCA
- the KDM5C gene encoding lysine-specific demethylase 5C isoform X5: protein MEPGSDDFLPPPECPVFEPSWAEFRDPLGYIAKIRPIAEKSGICKIRPPADWQPPFAVEVDNFRFTPRIQRLNELEAQTRVKLNYLDQIAKFWEIQGSSLKIPNVERRILDLYSLSKIVVEEGGYEAICKDRRWARVAQRLNYPPGKNIGSLLRSHYERIVYPYEMYQSGANLVQCNTRPFDNEEKDKEYKPHSIPLRQSVQPSKFNSYGRRAKRLQPDPEPTEEDIEKNPELKKLQIYGAGPKMMGLGLMAKDKTLRKKDKEGPECPPTVVVKEESGGDVKVESTSPKTFLESKEELSHSPEPCTKMTMRLRRNHSNAQFIESYVCRMCSRGDEDDKLLLCDGCDDNYHIFCLLPPLPEIPKGVWRCPKCVMAMVPTELVEKEFWRLVNSIEEDVTVEYGADIHSKEFGSGFPVSDSKRHLTPEEEEYATSGWNLNVMPVLEQSVLCHINADISGMKVPWLYVGMVFSAFCWHIEDHWSYSINYLHWGEPKTWYGVPSLAAEHLEEVMKKLTPELFDSQPDLLHQLVTLMNPNTLMSHGVPVVRTNQCAGEFVITFPRAYHSGFNQGYNFAEAVNFCTADWLPAGRQCIEHYRRLRRYCVFSHEELICKMAACPEKLDLNLAAAVHKEMFIMVQEERRLRKALLEKGITEAEREAFELLPDDERQCIKCKTTCFLSALACYDCPDGLVCLSHINDLCKCSSSRQYLRYRYTLDELPAMLHKLKVRAESFDTWANKVRVALEVEDGRKRSLEELRALESEARERRFPNSELLQRLKNCLSEAEACVSRALGLVSGQEAGPHRVAGLQMTLAELRAFLDQMNNLPCAMHQIGDVQGILEQVEAYQAEAREALASLPSSPGLLQSLLERGRQLGVEVPEAQQLQRQVEQARWLDEVKRTLAPSARRGTLAVMRGLLVAGASVAPSPAVDKARAELQELLTIAERWEEKAHLCLEARQKHPPATLEAIIHEAENIPVHLPNIQALKEALAKARAWIADVDEIQNGDHYPCLDDLEGLVAVGRDLPVGLEELRQLELQVLTAHSWREKASKTFLKKNSCYTLLEVLCPCADAGSDSTKRSRWMEKELGLYKSDTELLGLSAQDLRDPGSVIVAFKEGEQKEKEGILQLRRTNSAKPSPLASSTTASSATSICVCGQVPAGVGALQCDLCQDWFHGRCVSVPRLLSSPRPGPTSSPLLAWWEWDTKFLCPLCMRSRRPRLETILALLVALQRLPVRLPEGEALQCLTERAISWQGRARQALASEDVTALLGRLAELRQRLQAEPRPEEPPTYPSAPASDPLREGSGKDMPKVQELLENGDSVISPEKVAPGEGSGKRDLELLSSLLPQLTGPVLELPEATRAPLEELMLEGDLLEVTLDENHSIWQLLQAGQPPDLERIRTLLELEKAERHGSRARGRALERRRRRKVDRGGEVDDPAREELEPKRVRSSGPEAEEAQEEEELEEETGGEGPPPPLPTAGSPSTQENQNGLEPALGASSGSSAPFSTLTPRLHVPCPQQPPQQQL, encoded by the exons GACTGGCAGCCACCCTTTGCTGTAGAAGTGGACAACTTCAGGTTTACTCCTCGAATCCAGAGGCTGAATGAACTAGAG GCCCAGACGAGAGTGAAACTGAACTACTTGGATCAGATTGCCAAATTCTGGGAAATCCAGGGCTCCTCCTTAAAGATTCCCAATGTAGAACGGCGGATCTTGGACCTCTACAGCCTCAGCAAA ATCGTTGTGGAGGAAGGTGGCTATGAAGCCATCTGCAAGGATCGTCGGTGGGCCCGGGTGGCCCAGCGCCTCAACTACCCACCGGGCAAAAACATTGGCTCCTTGCTGCGCTCCCACTATGAACGCATCGTTTACCCATATGAGATGTACCAGTCTGGAGCCAACCTGGTG CAGTGCAACACACGTCCATTTGATAATGAGGAGAAGGACAAGGAATACAAACCCCACAGTATCCCCCTTCGGCAGTCTGTGCAGCCTTCTAAGTTCAACAGCTATGGCCGGCGGGCTAAGAGACTGCAGCCTGAT CCGGAACCCACAGAGGAAGACATTGAAAAGAATCCTGAGCTGAAGAAGCTTCAGATCTATGGGGCAGGCCCCAAGATGATGGGCCTGGGCCTCATGGCCAAGGATAAGACTCTGCGGAAGAAAG aTAAGGAAGGGCCTGAGTGCCCCCCTACAGTAGTGGTGAAGGAGGAGTCAGGTGGGGATGTGAAAGTGGAGTCAACCTCACCCAAGACCTTCCTGGAAAGCAAGGAGGAGCTGAGTCACAGCCCAGAGCCCTGCACCAAGATGACCATGAGGCTGCGGAGGAACCACAGCAATGCCCAGTTT ATTGAGTCATATGTATGCCGGATGTGTTCCCGAGGGGATGAGGATGACAAGCTCCTGCTGTGTGATGGCTGTGATGACAACTACCACATCTTCTGCTTGTTGCCTCCTTTGCCTGAGATTCCCAAGGGTGTCTGGCGGTGCCCAAAATGTGTCATGGCG ATGGTGCCCACAGAACTCGTGGAGAAGGAATTCTGGCGGCTGGTGAATAGCATTGAGGAAGACGTGACTGTTGAGTATGGGGCTGACATCCATTCCAAAGAATTTGGTAGCGGTTTCCCTGTCAGTGACAGTAAGCGGCACTTAACACCTGAGGAGGAG GAGTATGCTACCAGTGGTTGGAACCTGAATGTGATGCCGGTGTTGGAGCAGTCCGTACTGTGCCACATTAATGCAGATATCTCTGGCATGAAGGTGCCCTGGCTCTACGTGGGCATGGTCTTCTCAGCCTTTTGCTGGCATATTGAGGATCACTGGAGTTACTCCATTAACTACCTCCACTG GGGTGAGCCGAAGACCTGGTATGGGGTACCCTCGCTTGCAGCAGAACATTTGGAAGAGGTGATGAAGAAGCTGACACCTGAGCTCTTTGATAGCCAGCCTGACCTTCTGCACCAACTTGTCACTCTCATGAATCCCAATACCCTCATGTCCCATGGCGTGCCG GTTGTTCGCACAAACCAGTGTGCAGGAGAATTCGTCATTACCTTCCCTCGTGCTTACCACAGTGGCTTCAACCAAGGCTACAACTTTGCTGAGGCCGTCAACTTTTGCACTGCTGACTGG CTGCCGGCTGGGCGCCAGTGCATTGAGCACTACCGCCGGCTCCGAAGATACTGCGTCTTCTCCCATGAGGAGCTCATCTGCAAGATGGCTGCCTGTCCAGAGAAGCTGGACCTGAACCTTGCAGCAGCTGTGCACAAGGAAATGTTCATCATGGTGCAGGAGGAGCGGCGTCTACGAAAGGCGCTGCTAGAGAAG GGCATCACGGAAGCTGAGCGAGAGGCTTTTGAGCTGCTCCCGGATGATGAGCGCCAGTGCATCAAGTGCAAGACCACGTGCTTTCTATCAGCCCTGGCCTGCTATGACTGCCCAGACGGCCTTGTCTGCCTTTCCCACATCAATGACCTCTGCAAGTGCTCCAGTAGCCGGCAGTACCTGCG GTATCGGTACACCTTGGATGAGCTCCCTGCCATGCTCCATAAGCTGAAGGTCCGGGCTGAGTCCTTTGACACCTGGGCCAACAAAGTGCGAGTGGCCCTGGAGGTGGAGGATGGGCGGAAGCGCA gCCTTGAAGAGCTGAGAGCACTGGAGTCTGAGGCCCGTGAGCGGAGGTTTCCTAACAGTGAGCTGCTGCAGCGACTCAAGAACTGCCTGAGTGAGGCAGAGGCTTGTGTGTCCCGGGCTCTGGGGCTGGTCAGCGGCCAGGAAGCTGG CCCCCACAGGGTAGCTGGTCTACAGATGACCCTGGCTGAGCTCCGGGCCTTTCTGGACCAGATGAACAACCTGCCTTGTGCCATGCACCAGATTGGGGATGTCCAG GGTATTCTGGAACAGGTGGAGGCCTACCAGGCTGAGGCCCGTGAGGCCCTGGCCTCACTGCCCTCCAGTCCAGGGCTCTTGCAGTCCCTGTTGGAGAGGGGGCggcagctgggggtggaggtACCTGAGGCCCAGCAGCTCCAGCGGCAGGTGGAACAGGCGCGATGGCTGGATGAGGTGAAACGCACACTGGCCCCCTCAGCCCGAAGGGGTACCCTGGCTGTCATGCGGGGACTGTTGGTCGCGGGTGCCAGTGTAGCCCCTAGCCCTGCTGTGGACAAGGCCCGAGCCGAACTGCAGGAGCTGCTGACCATTGCTGAACGCTGGGAGGAAAAGGCCCACCTTTGCCTGGAGGCCAG GCAGAAGCATCCACCAGCCACGCTTGAGGCCATAATTCATGAGGCAGAAAACATCCCTGTTCACCTGCCCAACATCCAGGCTCTAAAGGAGGCTCTTGCTAAGGCCCGGGCCTGGATTGCTGATGTGGACGAGATCCAA AATGGTGATCACTACCCCTGCCTGGATGACTTGGAGGGCCTGGTGGCTGTGGGCCGGGACCTACCTGTGGGGTTAGAGGAGCTGAGACAGCTAGAGCTGCAGGTACTGACAGCGCACTCCTGGAGGGAGAAGGCCTCCAAGACCTTCCTCAAGAAGAATTCTTGCTACACTCTGCTGGAG GTGCTCTGCCCGTGTGCAGACGCCGGCTCAGACAGCACCAAGCGCAGCCGGTGGATGGAGAAGGAGCTGGGGTTGTACAAATCTGACACAGAGCTGCTGGGGCTGTCTGCGCAGGacctcagggacccaggctctgtG ATCGTGGCCTTTAAGGAGGGGgaacagaaggagaaggaaggaatccTGCAGCTGCGTCGCACCAACTCCGCCAAGCCCAGTCCACTGGCATCGTCGACCACAGCTTCCTCTGCAACCTCCATCTGTGTGTGTGGGCAGGTGCCGGCCGGGGTGGGAGCTCTGCAGTGTGACCTGTGTCAGGACTGGTTCCATGGGCGATGTGTGTCGGTACCCCGCCTCCTCAGTTCCCCAAGGCCTGGTCCCACCTCATCCCCACTGCTGGCCTGGTGGGAGTGGGACACTAAATTCTTGTGTCCGCTGTGCATGCGCTCACGGCGCCCGCGCCTGGAGACCATCCTGGCACTGCTGGTAGCGCTGCAGAGACTGCCTGTGCGGCTGCCTGAGGGCGAGGCCCTACAGTGCCTCACAGAGAGAGCCATCAGCTGGCAAGGCCGTGCCAGGCAGGCTCTAGCCTCTGAGGATGTGACTGCTCTGTTGGGACGGCTGGCCGAGCTTCGCCAGCGGCTGCAGGCTGAACCCAGGCCCGAGGAGCCCCCTACCTACCCTTCAGCCCCTGCCTCTGACCCTCTCAGAGAAGGCAGTGGCAAGGATATGCCTAAG GTGCAGGAGTTACTGGAGAACGGAGACAGCGTGATCAGTCCTGAGAAGGTAGCCCCGGGGGAGGGCTCAGGTAAGAGAG ACCTGGAGCTGCTGTCCTCACTGTTGCCACAGTTGACTGGCCCTGTATTGGAGCTGCCTGAGGCAACCCGAGCTCCCCTGGAGGAGCTCATGTTGGAGGGGGATCTGCTTGAGGTGACCCTGGATGAGAACCACAGCATCTGGCAGCTGCTGCAGGCTGGACAGCCTCCAGACCTGGAGCGGATTCGCACACTtctggag CTGGAGAAGGCAGAGCGCCATGGGAGCCGAGCACGGGGCCGGGCACTggagaggcggcggcggcggaagGTGGACCGGGGTGGGGAGGTCGATGACCCAGCCCGAGAGGAGCTAGAGCCAAAGAGGGTACGGAGCTCAGGGCCAGAGGCCgaggaggcccaggaggaggaggagctggaggaggagactgggggtgagggcccccccccacccctgcccaccgcCGGCAGCCCCAGCACCCAGGAGAACCAGAATGGCTTGGAGCCAGCACTAGGGGCCAGTTCAGGCTCCTCGGCCCCTTTCTCCACTTTGACTCCCCGGCTGCA